The genomic stretch GGCTCGCACTTGACGCCCAGCGCCAGCAAACCGTCCGCCATGACCTGGATACGGTCCGATTCCTTGACCCGCAACTCTTCGGCGCCGGTCAGCACGGTGCGCCCTTCGGCACAGGCTGCCGCCACGAACAGTACCGGGAACTCGTCGATGGCCAGTGGAACCAGCGCTTCCGGAATCTCGATACCTTTGAGTTTAGCTGCTCGCACGCGCAGGTCTGCAACCGGCTCGCCGCCCACTTCACGCTGGTTTTCCAGGGTGATGTCGGCGCCCATCAGGCGCAGGATGTCAATCACACCGGTACGCGTCGGGTTGATGCCGACGTGTTCGAGTACCAGCTCCGAACCTTCGGCGATCGACGCTGCCACCAGGAAGAACGCCGACGACGAGATGTCGCCCGGCACTTCGATGTGGGTCGCGGTCAGCTTGCCGCCGGACTCAACCGATGCCGTGGCACCGTTGACGCTCACCGGATAGCCGAAGCCGCGCAGCATGCGCTCGGTATGGTCACGGGTCGGCGCCGGCTCGGTCACGGTGGTCTTGCCTTCGGCGTACAGACCCGCCAGCAGCAGGCAGGATTTCACCTGGGCACTGGCCATCGGCATGGTGTAGGTCAGGCCTTTGAGCTTGTGACCGCCACGAATAGTCATCGGCGGACGACCTTCGGCAGCGGTTTCGATCACGGCGCCCATTTCCCGCAGCGGGTTGGCCACGCGATTCATCGGACGCTTGGACAGCGACGCATCACCGGTCAGAGTGCTGTCGAAATCCTGCGCGGCCAGCAGGCCGGACAGCAGACGCATCGAAGTGCCGGAGTTGCCCAGATAGATCGGGCCCGGCGCGGGTTTCAGGCCGTGCAGGCCGACACCGTGGATGGTCACGCGGCCGTGATGCGGGCCTTCGATGACCACGCCCATGTCGCGGAACGCCTGCAAGGTCGCCAGGGCATCTTCGCCCTCGAGGAAGCCTTCGACTTCAGTGACGCCTTCAGCCAGGGAACCGAGCATGATCGAACGGTGGGAAATCGATTTGTCACCTGGTACGCGAATCCGACCGGACAGGCGGCCACCAGGTTGAGCCAGGAAAATCAGATCGTTGGAATTCATAGCGTCCACATAGGCCCTGCGGGCCAGGATTTTACTGAAATGCTCGCGGGCAACCCGGGCGCGCGTGAAGACGCCCAACAATTGGTGCCCATCCCCTGCATCGACCGCGTCGCGCAAGGCGTCGAGGTCGCTGCGAAATGTATCGAGTGTGCGCAGGACAGCCTCGCGGTTGGCGAGAAAGATGTCATGCCACATGACCGGGTCGCTTCCGGCGATTCTTGTGAAATCGCGAAAACCGCCCGCAGCGTAACGGAAGATCTCAAGGTTTTCATTGCGCTTGGCCAGCGAATCAACCAGACCGAAGGCCAGCAGGTGCGGCAGATGACTGGTCGCCGCCAGCACTTCATCGTGACGCTCGACCTGCATGTGCTCGACGTCGGCACCCAGCTCGCGCCACAAGCGATCAACCACTGCCAGCGCAGTCGGATCGGTCTGCTCCAGCGGGGTCAGAATCACCTTGTGACGACGAAACAGCTCTGAGTTGGAGGCTTCCACCCCGCTCTGCTCGGAACCGGCAATCGGATGACCCGGCACGAAACGCGCCGGCATGCCGCCGAACGCTTCGGTCGCCGCGCGCACCACATTGCCCTTGGCGCTGCCGACATCCGTCAGGATCGCCTGCCCCAGATCCATGCCAGCCAGACGGGCCAGCACTTTTTCCATGGCCAGGATCGGCACCGCCAACTGGATCACGTCCGCGCCCTGGCAGGCAGCCACCAGGTCTTCTTCGCAGCGATCCACCACACCCAACTCGACCGCCAGCCTGCGCGATTGCGGGTCGAGATCGACCCCGACCACTTCGCGGCACAGACCGCTCTCACGCAAGCCTTTGGCAAACGAACCACCGATCAACCCCAGACCGACCACCACCAGGCGCCCGATCATAGGTGCAGCAGATTGCAGCGCAGTGACATCACCCACGAGCCAGAACCTTGCGCAGCGCTTCGAGGAAGCGGCTGTTTTCCGCCGGCAGACCGATGGTCACCCGCAGATGGTTCGGCATGCCGTAGTTGGCCACCGGACGCACGATCACGCCTTCGCGCAGCAGGCCCTGGAACACCGGAGCGGCCACTTGAGCGAGGTCGACACAGATAAAGTTGCCCTTGGACGGAATCCAGCTCAGGCCCAGCTCGCGGAAACCCGCTTCCAGCTGTTGCATGCCGGACTCGTTGAGCTGACGGCTCTGCGCCAGATATTCCTCGTCCTTCAACGCCGCACACGCCGCGGCCAAGGCCAGGCTGTTGACGTTGAACGGCTGACGTACGCGATTCAGCACATCCGCCACCACTGGCGTGGACAAACCGTAGCCAACCCGCAGCGCCGCCAGACCGTAGGCCTTGGAGAAGGTGCGCGAGACCAGCAGGTTCGGGTAAGCCGCGAGGAAATCCAGACCATCCGGCAGATCGCTGCCTTCGGCGTATTCGATGTAAGCCTCGTCCAGCACCACCAGCACGTGCTCCGGCACGTCCTGCAGGAACTCGTCCAGTGCCTCGGCGCCAAACCAGGTACCGGTCGGGTTGTTCGGGTTGGCGATGAACACGACGCGTGTGTTGGCGTCGATGGCCGCCAGCATCGCTGGCAGGTCATGCCCCCAATCCTTGGCCGGAACGACCTTGGCCTGAGCCCCGACTGCCTGGGTCGCGATCGGGTAGACCGCGAACGCGTGCTCGCTGAACACGGCATTCAGGCCCGGCGCCAAGTAGGCACGCGCCACCAGCTCGAGAATGTCATTGGAGCC from Pseudomonas allokribbensis encodes the following:
- a CDS encoding bifunctional prephenate dehydrogenase/3-phosphoshikimate 1-carboxyvinyltransferase, producing the protein MIGRLVVVGLGLIGGSFAKGLRESGLCREVVGVDLDPQSRRLAVELGVVDRCEEDLVAACQGADVIQLAVPILAMEKVLARLAGMDLGQAILTDVGSAKGNVVRAATEAFGGMPARFVPGHPIAGSEQSGVEASNSELFRRHKVILTPLEQTDPTALAVVDRLWRELGADVEHMQVERHDEVLAATSHLPHLLAFGLVDSLAKRNENLEIFRYAAGGFRDFTRIAGSDPVMWHDIFLANREAVLRTLDTFRSDLDALRDAVDAGDGHQLLGVFTRARVAREHFSKILARRAYVDAMNSNDLIFLAQPGGRLSGRIRVPGDKSISHRSIMLGSLAEGVTEVEGFLEGEDALATLQAFRDMGVVIEGPHHGRVTIHGVGLHGLKPAPGPIYLGNSGTSMRLLSGLLAAQDFDSTLTGDASLSKRPMNRVANPLREMGAVIETAAEGRPPMTIRGGHKLKGLTYTMPMASAQVKSCLLLAGLYAEGKTTVTEPAPTRDHTERMLRGFGYPVSVNGATASVESGGKLTATHIEVPGDISSSAFFLVAASIAEGSELVLEHVGINPTRTGVIDILRLMGADITLENQREVGGEPVADLRVRAAKLKGIEIPEALVPLAIDEFPVLFVAAACAEGRTVLTGAEELRVKESDRIQVMADGLLALGVKCEPTPDGIIIDGGQIGGGEVHGHGDHRIAMAFSVASLRATAPIRIHDCANVATSFPNFLALCAQVGIRVAQEAQS
- the hisC gene encoding histidinol-phosphate transaminase yields the protein MSGNFLALAQPGVQQLSPYVPGKPVDELARELDLDPASIVKLASNENPLGASPKALAAIREALDELTRYPDGNGFALKSLLAEQCRVELNQVTLGNGSNDILELVARAYLAPGLNAVFSEHAFAVYPIATQAVGAQAKVVPAKDWGHDLPAMLAAIDANTRVVFIANPNNPTGTWFGAEALDEFLQDVPEHVLVVLDEAYIEYAEGSDLPDGLDFLAAYPNLLVSRTFSKAYGLAALRVGYGLSTPVVADVLNRVRQPFNVNSLALAAACAALKDEEYLAQSRQLNESGMQQLEAGFRELGLSWIPSKGNFICVDLAQVAAPVFQGLLREGVIVRPVANYGMPNHLRVTIGLPAENSRFLEALRKVLARG